The following are from one region of the Angustibacter sp. Root456 genome:
- a CDS encoding VOC family protein, protein MDMLRGAQIAAAGLADWRKLAQGLHARYLVEGFTTGARFVAAVGEAGDDLGHHPSVALATGHVDLALVTRDAVYRDDEGTEHVVEWVTQQDVDLARRITQIAADHGLRADPAAVSQVELGLDTARSATIAPVWAALLTGDAAAQGRGTPGDEIRDATGRVPHLWFGDAPDDPSAQRFHVEVYVAPEVAEQRIAAAVAAGGTVVDDSDAPSLTVVADQDGNRGVVCVDTSAAPA, encoded by the coding sequence ATGGACATGCTGAGGGGGGCGCAGATCGCCGCGGCGGGCCTGGCGGACTGGCGCAAGCTGGCCCAGGGACTGCACGCCCGCTACCTGGTCGAGGGCTTCACCACCGGCGCGCGGTTCGTCGCAGCGGTGGGTGAGGCGGGCGACGACCTCGGGCACCACCCGAGCGTGGCGCTGGCCACCGGACACGTCGACCTCGCGCTGGTCACCCGCGACGCCGTCTACCGCGACGACGAGGGCACCGAGCACGTCGTCGAGTGGGTGACGCAGCAGGACGTCGACCTCGCGCGACGCATCACGCAGATCGCCGCTGACCACGGGCTGCGCGCCGACCCGGCCGCGGTCAGCCAGGTCGAGCTCGGGCTCGACACGGCACGGTCCGCGACCATCGCGCCCGTCTGGGCGGCTCTGCTCACCGGCGACGCCGCGGCGCAGGGCCGCGGCACCCCCGGCGACGAGATCCGGGACGCCACCGGCCGCGTGCCGCACCTGTGGTTCGGGGACGCCCCGGACGACCCCTCCGCCCAGCGTTTCCACGTCGAGGTCTACGTCGCCCCCGAGGTGGCCGAGCAGCGGATCGCCGCCGCCGTCGCCGCGGGCGGCACCGTCGTCGACGACAGCGACGCACCCTCGCTCACGGTGGTCGCCGACCAGGACGGCAACCGCGGTGTCGTGTGCGTCGACACGTCCGCGGCGCCGGCCTGA